Proteins encoded in a region of the Onychostoma macrolepis isolate SWU-2019 chromosome 20, ASM1243209v1, whole genome shotgun sequence genome:
- the LOC131527343 gene encoding leucine-rich alpha-2-glycoprotein-like produces MNMYSYYFLTLAVLLRCFAYTQSVSHPGKCRLVFRSDEVQVICVSVNFKQLPSKAFPGNTTDLSVRFSNLSSITSDDLKILSHLRQLSLIRNQLRTLPADLLLGLSNLHVLDLTGNKLTALSSQVFHHSPLVELTLSDNLLSEIDADCLPVNNSLQRLDLSSNKFSQLPVAFLQRLNNLESLDLKNNQLEELTPGALTSLPKLEALYLENNRLKSLEASAFTGNPNLRQMFLSGNRLENLPAGIFLKQDELVFLDLRNNYLQNLTPGILDGRLYAVLSGNPWHCNSSLAYLWHWLRMNEKQKFHDDKITCQTPEHMKGRNITEIAATDLGIKD; encoded by the exons ATGAATATGTACAGCTATTATTTTCTAACACTTGCAGTGCTACTCCGCTGCTTTGCTTATACGCAGAGTGTTTCGCACCCAGGAAAATGCAGACTTGTCTTCAGATCCGATGAGGTCCAAGTCATTTGTGTGTCTGTTAACTTCAAACAGTTACCCAGCAAGGCCTTCCCAGGTAACACTACAGACCTCAGTGTCCGCTTCAGCAATTTAAGCTCCATAACATCTGATGACCTGAAGATCTTGTCCCATCTGAGGCAGCTCAGTCTGATCAGAAACCAGCTGCGTACATTACCCGCGGACCTGCTTTTGGGCCTGTCTAATCTCCATGTGCTTGACCTTACAG GTAACAAACTGACAGCTTTATCATCGCAAGTGTTTCATCATTCTCCTCTTGTGGAGCTCACACTCTCAGATAACCTGCTCTCTGAGATAGATGCTGACTGTCTACCTGTAAACAACTCTCTCCAGAGGTTAGATTTGTCATCTAACAAATTCTCCCAGCTGCCCGTGGCCTTCCTGCAAAGACTCAACAATCTCGAGAgcttagatttaaaaaataatcagcTGGAGGAACTGACTCCTGGAGCTCTGACCTCTCTGCCCAAACTTGAGGCTCTGTACCTGGAAAACAACAGACTAAAGTCTTTAGAAGCATCAGCATTCACTGGTAATCCAAACCTTCGCCAGATGTTCTTGAGTGGCAACCGTTTGGAGAACCTGCCTGCTGGAATTTTCCTCAAGCAGGACGAACTTGTTTTCCTTGACCTCAGAAACAACTATCTGCAAAACCTAACTCCAGGTATATTGGATGGACGTTTGTATGCTGTGCTGTCTGGTAATCCATGGCACTGCAACTCTAGTTTGGCATATCTATGGCATTGGCTGCGtatgaatgaaaaacaaaaatttcatGATGATAAAATCACTTGTCAAACACCTGAACACATGAAGGGTAGAAACATCACTGAAATTGCTGCCACTGACCTTGGCA